A single genomic interval of Sinorhizobium garamanticum harbors:
- a CDS encoding VOC family protein: MSTSISSLTPYFVVKNARQAIDFYRRAFGAEELFRMTDPRDGRIGHAELKIGESTVMIADEYPDFGALSPDTIGGSPVTFHLATLSVDADLARAVEAGAVVLRAAADQAYGERVAMVVDPFGHRWMLSQKIEDVAPEEMQRRWNEETGA, encoded by the coding sequence ATGTCCACCTCGATTTCATCCCTGACGCCCTATTTCGTCGTCAAGAATGCGCGGCAAGCGATTGACTTCTATCGCCGCGCCTTCGGCGCCGAAGAGCTTTTCCGAATGACCGACCCGCGTGATGGTCGGATCGGGCACGCGGAACTCAAGATCGGCGAAAGCACGGTCATGATCGCCGACGAGTATCCCGACTTCGGTGCACTAAGCCCCGATACGATCGGTGGCTCTCCCGTAACCTTCCACCTCGCAACGTTGTCGGTCGATGCCGATCTTGCCCGGGCCGTCGAGGCGGGGGCCGTCGTTCTACGTGCCGCTGCAGATCAAGCCTATGGCGAGCGCGTCGCCATGGTCGTCGATCCTTTCGGCCATCGGTGGATGCTCTCGCAGAAGATCGAAGATGTGGCGCCTGAAGAAATGCAGCGCCGCTGGAACGAGGAGACCGGTGCATGA
- a CDS encoding TetR-like C-terminal domain-containing protein: MSQEHMSLPKRRGRPPSQMARARVLKAAHDILTEDGFGRLTVEAVAAKSGVGKPTIYRQWANASELAMAALMSGDTGAFDEGGTNLRSALTAQMRSLIQAFATTRGRQIAMTLAAADPDSEFTKAFRNQVILSSREAGRALLLEAAARGEIMLPQDVDVLLDMIYGPVFYRLLVGHRPLDASFADNIVAIALEVVASS; this comes from the coding sequence ATGAGTCAAGAGCACATGAGCCTACCGAAACGACGCGGAAGACCGCCGAGCCAAATGGCGAGGGCGAGGGTCCTGAAAGCGGCGCACGACATATTGACCGAGGATGGATTTGGCCGTTTGACGGTCGAGGCCGTTGCCGCGAAGTCCGGCGTCGGCAAGCCGACGATCTACAGGCAATGGGCGAACGCCTCCGAACTTGCCATGGCTGCCTTGATGTCAGGAGATACGGGCGCCTTCGACGAAGGCGGGACAAATCTGCGATCGGCGCTCACGGCGCAAATGCGATCGCTGATCCAGGCTTTTGCGACGACCAGAGGGCGCCAAATCGCCATGACGCTCGCCGCCGCCGACCCCGACAGCGAATTTACCAAGGCCTTCCGCAACCAGGTCATCCTCTCGAGCCGCGAGGCGGGTCGCGCCCTGTTGCTCGAGGCAGCCGCGCGGGGAGAGATTATGCTGCCGCAAGACGTCGATGTGCTGCTCGACATGATTTACGGCCCTGTCTTCTACCGGCTGCTCGTCGGACATCGCCCGCTCGACGCGAGCTTCGCCGACAACATCGTCGCGATCGCGCTAGAAGTCGTGGCGAGCTCCTAG
- a CDS encoding peroxiredoxin-like family protein yields MSTSSVGRPLQPGDQAPNIVLDAISRDGKIALDDFRGRNPLLIGMFRGLHCPFCRRHVAAMAQLKPALREKGVECLAVVITPVERARLYFRYHPAPDLLAASDPERASHRAFGLREVGMDTVMAIRVHLPGEMPEPMDVMAMDEFLNKKEGYEITEADQQAMASSQGQLVGQFLIDRGGIVRWSFTEVLEDGVNTFRAPNPEELMSAASQVTH; encoded by the coding sequence ATGTCCACGAGTAGTGTCGGCCGCCCGCTGCAGCCGGGCGACCAGGCCCCGAACATAGTGCTCGATGCGATATCGCGCGACGGCAAGATCGCGCTCGATGATTTTCGAGGCCGTAACCCGTTATTGATCGGTATGTTTCGCGGCCTACACTGTCCGTTCTGCCGGCGCCATGTCGCGGCGATGGCGCAACTCAAGCCGGCCCTGCGCGAGAAAGGCGTCGAATGCCTGGCGGTGGTCATTACGCCGGTCGAGCGGGCGCGGCTCTATTTCCGTTACCACCCGGCCCCCGATCTTCTCGCCGCATCCGACCCGGAGCGGGCCTCGCACCGTGCTTTCGGCTTGCGCGAGGTCGGGATGGACACGGTCATGGCGATACGGGTCCATCTCCCGGGCGAGATGCCCGAGCCTATGGATGTCATGGCAATGGACGAGTTTCTCAACAAAAAGGAAGGGTATGAGATTACGGAAGCCGATCAGCAGGCGATGGCTTCCAGCCAGGGGCAGCTTGTCGGTCAGTTCCTGATCGACCGAGGGGGCATCGTACGCTGGAGCTTCACTGAAGTTTTGGAGGATGGCGTCAATACGTTCAGGGCACCGAATCCTGAGGAATTGATGTCGGCAGCTTCCCAAGTTACACATTAA
- the dhaK gene encoding dihydroxyacetone kinase subunit DhaK — translation MKKFMNRAETLVAESLAGFVAAHERLVTFGADRRFVRRRSLCPGKVALISGGGAGHEPMHVGFVGKGMLDAACTGHVFTSPTPDQIVAAIREMDRGAGCLLVVKNYDGDVMNFAMAAELAAQHRIATVIVRDDVNPGGSKRSQDRRGVAGTLVVEKLLGAAAEAGWRLEELSALGEDLNGRIRTMGVALGGVTVPDTERETFVLSEDEMEMGVGIHGEPGRARVTFATADEIVEAMLGAILSDLAPDRGDNLLLFINGLGGTPVSELYLAYNSVRARLQSLGATVARSLVGTYVTSLDMAGLSITVARLKERELSLWDAPVDTAALRWKG, via the coding sequence ATGAAGAAATTCATGAACCGGGCCGAGACGCTGGTGGCGGAAAGCCTTGCGGGCTTCGTCGCGGCCCATGAACGGCTGGTGACCTTCGGAGCCGACAGGAGATTCGTTCGCCGGCGAAGTCTTTGCCCGGGCAAGGTCGCTCTCATTTCGGGCGGCGGCGCCGGGCACGAGCCGATGCATGTCGGCTTCGTCGGGAAGGGCATGCTGGACGCTGCCTGTACCGGGCACGTCTTCACTTCTCCGACGCCGGACCAGATCGTGGCCGCGATCCGGGAAATGGATCGCGGCGCCGGATGTTTGCTCGTCGTCAAGAATTATGACGGCGACGTCATGAACTTCGCGATGGCCGCCGAGCTCGCCGCGCAGCACCGGATCGCCACCGTGATTGTGCGCGACGACGTCAATCCCGGCGGGTCGAAGCGGAGCCAGGACAGGAGAGGCGTTGCGGGGACGCTCGTGGTCGAGAAGCTGCTCGGAGCAGCGGCGGAGGCAGGCTGGCGGCTCGAAGAACTGAGTGCGCTTGGCGAGGACCTGAACGGCCGCATCCGCACCATGGGCGTGGCGCTTGGCGGCGTGACCGTACCCGACACGGAGCGGGAGACCTTCGTGCTCAGCGAAGACGAAATGGAGATGGGCGTCGGAATTCATGGAGAGCCGGGACGTGCGCGGGTCACATTCGCGACCGCCGACGAAATCGTGGAAGCAATGCTCGGGGCGATCCTGAGCGATCTGGCACCGGACCGAGGTGACAACCTGCTGCTCTTCATCAATGGCCTCGGCGGCACGCCGGTATCGGAGCTTTATCTCGCTTACAACTCCGTCCGAGCGCGGCTTCAGAGCCTGGGCGCCACGGTCGCCCGGTCATTGGTCGGAACCTATGTCACCTCGCTGGACATGGCGGGCCTGTCTATCACCGTTGCGCGCCTCAAGGAACGAGAGCTTTCGCTATGGGACGCGCCGGTCGACACCGCGGCGCTGCGCTGGAAAGGCTGA
- a CDS encoding putative PEP-binding protein, whose protein sequence is MAEALEITGISASPGVGVGPVHRPVDVTAEALALRDSVAAEGDKLQQAVATAVAELKALADRSDEESAGILDFQIEMLLDPALVEMAEDRIVTGDGAALAWLGALNDYIAGIEAAPDEQLRARAVDIVDIRNRVLSALIGRPLVDFAPGSVFVGKDLQPSLFLQHDWTAGGGIVLFEGSASSHVAMLARSRSVPMVVATGRFEVAGGIRALVDANDGRVVIEPGDAQVREAKSRMARSRPIASRRTGGTVKTADGLAIRLSAIINDPVEFKAIDSSSFAGIGLMRTEFLLTSAADAVDEARHYDIYRRALDWAGEAPVTVRMLDLGGDKTLPGLGAKKSESFMGLRGIRLLLARPELARAQARALLRAAVHGDLGVLLPMVTIPDEFDAMQAFFEEERAALVRRGLQARMPEIGIMVEVPAAALMLDRFSRSDFFSFGTNDLAQYLAAAARDDQSVSALYDAATPAVCRVIAQGVALAEAMKKPIGICGEMASDPWHIPALMAAGLRHFSVAPNRAADIRSTIGGLFSDGRAAAEVK, encoded by the coding sequence ATGGCCGAAGCGCTTGAAATCACAGGAATCTCCGCCTCTCCAGGTGTCGGGGTCGGGCCTGTCCATCGCCCCGTCGATGTTACCGCAGAGGCGCTTGCGCTGCGTGACTCCGTGGCCGCGGAGGGCGACAAGCTGCAGCAGGCCGTCGCCACTGCCGTCGCGGAACTCAAGGCTCTCGCGGATCGGTCGGATGAGGAGAGCGCCGGCATTCTCGACTTCCAGATCGAGATGCTGCTCGATCCGGCTCTCGTCGAAATGGCCGAGGACCGGATCGTCACAGGCGATGGCGCCGCACTCGCCTGGCTAGGAGCGCTCAACGACTATATCGCCGGCATCGAGGCGGCACCCGATGAGCAACTCCGCGCCCGCGCCGTCGATATCGTCGACATCCGCAATCGCGTTCTCAGTGCGCTCATCGGCCGTCCCCTGGTGGACTTCGCGCCGGGTTCGGTCTTCGTCGGTAAGGACCTTCAGCCCAGCCTCTTCCTTCAGCATGACTGGACCGCCGGCGGCGGCATCGTCCTCTTCGAAGGCAGCGCTTCCAGCCACGTAGCAATGCTCGCCCGCAGCCGTTCGGTCCCCATGGTCGTGGCAACCGGGCGGTTCGAAGTCGCCGGTGGCATTCGCGCGCTTGTCGATGCGAATGACGGCCGAGTCGTAATTGAGCCTGGGGATGCTCAAGTTCGCGAGGCGAAGTCGAGAATGGCTCGATCGAGGCCGATCGCCTCACGCCGCACCGGCGGAACGGTTAAGACCGCCGACGGCCTTGCGATCCGGCTATCCGCCATCATCAATGATCCGGTTGAATTCAAGGCCATTGATTCCTCGTCCTTCGCGGGCATCGGTCTGATGCGGACCGAATTTCTATTGACTTCGGCCGCGGATGCCGTCGATGAGGCAAGACACTACGATATCTATCGCCGCGCATTGGACTGGGCCGGCGAAGCGCCGGTGACCGTGCGTATGCTGGATCTCGGCGGCGACAAGACATTGCCGGGCCTTGGGGCCAAGAAGAGCGAATCTTTCATGGGCCTCAGGGGCATCCGGTTGCTCCTGGCGCGGCCGGAGCTTGCCCGCGCCCAGGCGCGCGCGCTGCTGCGCGCCGCCGTGCACGGCGATCTCGGCGTCCTCTTGCCGATGGTGACGATCCCGGACGAGTTCGACGCGATGCAGGCGTTCTTCGAAGAGGAGCGCGCCGCTCTTGTCAGGCGTGGGCTGCAGGCGCGCATGCCGGAGATCGGCATCATGGTGGAGGTTCCGGCGGCGGCATTGATGCTCGATCGTTTTTCGCGATCAGACTTCTTCTCCTTCGGGACAAACGATCTGGCGCAATATCTTGCGGCGGCCGCAAGGGACGACCAAAGCGTCTCCGCACTTTACGACGCCGCCACGCCGGCGGTCTGTAGGGTAATCGCGCAGGGCGTGGCGCTTGCCGAGGCGATGAAAAAACCGATCGGGATCTGCGGCGAGATGGCCTCCGACCCCTGGCATATCCCGGCGCTCATGGCTGCGGGCCTTCGCCACTTCTCCGTGGCGCCCAATCGCGCGGCCGATATAAGATCCACAATCGGCGGCTTGTTCTCGGATGGCCGGGCTGCCGCGGAGGTGAAATGA
- a CDS encoding HPr family phosphocarrier protein — protein MDNRPRRKTSETVDTHGYCQAEIEVTHGFGLHARPSVIFTRLAKSFPCTVEIEVNDSNVWLNGKSIVKIMGAKIRRGSILKIRARGLRAAEAIHALRALVERDFDEEKKHGRSA, from the coding sequence ATGGACAACAGGCCGCGACGGAAAACATCGGAGACAGTCGACACGCACGGCTACTGCCAGGCGGAGATCGAGGTGACACACGGCTTCGGACTGCACGCCCGTCCGTCGGTCATTTTCACGCGGCTCGCGAAGTCGTTTCCCTGCACGGTCGAGATCGAGGTCAACGACAGCAACGTCTGGCTGAACGGCAAGAGCATCGTCAAGATCATGGGGGCGAAGATTCGAAGGGGTTCGATCCTGAAAATCCGAGCCCGCGGCTTACGCGCCGCAGAAGCGATCCATGCCCTCAGGGCGCTCGTCGAGCGCGACTTCGATGAAGAAAAGAAGCATGGCCGAAGCGCTTGA
- the dhaM gene encoding dihydroxyacetone kinase phosphoryl donor subunit DhaM, with protein MNPKSANVGIVIVSHSPLVAEGAADMVRQMVGDCVPLAWSGGNAEGGLGTHAAGILAALERAWSDAGVAVFVDLGGAETNSEMAIEMLGEPRSGRVVICDAPLVEGAVMAAAEASGGAALARVVATAEELSP; from the coding sequence ATGAACCCGAAATCTGCAAATGTCGGCATCGTCATCGTCTCGCATTCTCCGCTCGTCGCCGAGGGCGCCGCCGACATGGTGCGCCAGATGGTCGGCGATTGCGTGCCGCTCGCCTGGTCAGGCGGCAACGCCGAGGGCGGGCTCGGCACGCATGCGGCCGGCATACTGGCCGCGCTAGAGCGGGCCTGGTCGGATGCCGGGGTCGCCGTCTTCGTCGATCTCGGCGGGGCGGAGACCAACAGCGAAATGGCGATCGAAATGCTCGGAGAGCCGCGTTCCGGAAGAGTGGTTATTTGCGATGCGCCACTCGTCGAGGGGGCGGTGATGGCTGCCGCTGAAGCGTCGGGCGGCGCGGCTCTCGCCCGCGTCGTGGCGACGGCCGAGGAGCTGTCACCGTGA
- the dhaL gene encoding dihydroxyacetone kinase subunit DhaL produces MIGEGWKKVSVVSANAALIGGLIEACREVIATNADHLSELDRAIGDGDHGTNMRRGLEAVYAERNRLSELPLPKALEEIGLTLVMSVGGAAGPLYGTLLIEIGRQLGGTHVQDDFARALERAIDAVARRGRAGPGDKTLLDVLYPVHGEVLRRAGLAGISERAERAASLTFGMRAMRGRAAFLGDRSIGHVDPGAKSCALLTAAICRFLEEQCPA; encoded by the coding sequence ATGATCGGGGAGGGTTGGAAGAAGGTGTCCGTAGTGTCGGCAAACGCAGCGCTCATAGGCGGGTTGATCGAGGCCTGTCGCGAGGTGATTGCCACCAATGCCGATCATCTGTCGGAACTCGACAGGGCGATCGGCGACGGAGATCATGGTACCAACATGCGTCGTGGCTTGGAGGCGGTCTATGCCGAGCGAAACCGGCTCTCAGAGCTTCCCCTGCCGAAAGCCCTGGAGGAGATCGGCCTCACTCTTGTCATGAGCGTCGGCGGCGCGGCCGGCCCGCTCTACGGGACACTGCTGATCGAGATCGGCCGCCAGTTGGGCGGTACGCACGTCCAAGATGACTTTGCACGCGCGCTCGAGCGTGCAATCGATGCCGTTGCTCGTCGTGGCCGGGCAGGTCCCGGCGACAAGACGCTGCTCGATGTGCTTTACCCGGTGCATGGCGAAGTGTTAAGGCGCGCGGGACTGGCAGGTATTTCCGAGCGGGCGGAAAGGGCGGCAAGCCTCACCTTCGGCATGAGGGCGATGCGAGGACGCGCCGCGTTTCTCGGCGACCGGTCGATCGGTCATGTCGATCCGGGCGCGAAGAGTTGTGCGCTGCTGACGGCAGCGATCTGCCGTTTCTTGGAGGAGCAATGTCCGGCATGA
- a CDS encoding dihydroxyacetone kinase subunit DhaK, with protein sequence MKHFFNRRENIVTEALDGLLQTAPAGRLARLDAYPDIKVVLRGEWEKAKVAVISGGGAGHEPSHAGFVGKGMLTAAVSGEIFASPSVEAVLTAIRAVTGPKGCLLIVKNYTGDRLNFGLAAEKARVEGFRVEMVIVADDIALPDIAQPRGVAGTLFVHKIAGHLSEQDAGLETIAAAARSAARAIVSLGVSLSSCSIPGQAHAERLETDEGELGLGIHGEPGAERIALQEARSIVAIMSERLSRALPVDGHYALLINNLGAVPPIEMGLIAHTVLSSSLAERVKLTIGPAPMMTALNMNGFSLSLIRLDGEREAALTSPVGPHAWIPAVERHDVSVLPVTAMPATPSVAASHDPAADRLIAAICDHLLSLEAELNHLDSRAGDGDTGSTVATGSRSVLAQIERLPLKDIAATLSSIGSILSTSMGGSSGVLLSIFFTAAAKAYSDTKDMAGALLAGLERMTFYGGAAVGDRTMVDALDPALRALRAGGLAAAASAARAGADATRAMKKAKAGRASYVGERDLDGVPDPGAMAVAAVFEVAAGLR encoded by the coding sequence ATGAAGCACTTTTTCAACCGCAGGGAAAACATCGTCACCGAAGCGCTGGATGGCTTGCTGCAGACGGCGCCGGCCGGAAGACTCGCGCGCCTTGACGCCTATCCCGACATCAAGGTCGTCCTGCGCGGTGAATGGGAAAAGGCGAAGGTCGCAGTCATCTCGGGCGGCGGGGCCGGCCATGAGCCTTCGCATGCGGGCTTTGTCGGGAAAGGCATGTTGACTGCGGCGGTTTCCGGCGAGATCTTCGCCTCGCCGAGCGTCGAGGCGGTGCTGACCGCGATTCGCGCGGTGACCGGGCCGAAGGGCTGCCTGCTGATCGTCAAGAACTACACTGGCGATCGCCTCAACTTCGGGCTCGCGGCGGAAAAGGCGCGCGTCGAAGGCTTTCGCGTCGAGATGGTGATCGTTGCCGACGACATCGCGCTGCCGGATATCGCCCAGCCGCGCGGCGTCGCCGGAACGCTCTTCGTCCATAAGATTGCTGGACACCTGTCCGAGCAGGATGCGGGTCTCGAGACCATTGCCGCTGCCGCCCGCTCGGCGGCGCGCGCTATCGTCTCGCTCGGCGTGTCGCTATCGTCGTGCTCGATCCCGGGCCAGGCCCATGCGGAGCGGCTCGAGACGGACGAGGGGGAGTTGGGCCTCGGCATCCATGGCGAACCCGGCGCCGAACGGATCGCCCTGCAGGAGGCGCGCAGCATTGTTGCCATCATGTCCGAGCGGCTTTCCAGGGCTTTGCCAGTAGATGGCCACTATGCGCTTCTCATCAACAATCTTGGTGCCGTGCCGCCGATCGAGATGGGATTGATCGCCCACACGGTTCTTTCATCGTCGCTCGCCGAGCGCGTGAAGCTGACGATAGGCCCGGCGCCGATGATGACGGCGCTCAACATGAACGGCTTTTCGCTTTCCCTGATCCGGCTCGACGGCGAGCGTGAGGCAGCACTGACATCGCCTGTCGGCCCGCATGCCTGGATACCCGCCGTCGAGCGGCATGATGTCTCCGTTCTGCCGGTGACTGCCATGCCCGCCACTCCGTCCGTGGCCGCCAGTCACGATCCGGCGGCCGATCGGCTGATCGCGGCGATCTGCGATCATCTGCTCTCGTTAGAGGCGGAGCTCAACCACCTCGACTCCCGGGCCGGTGATGGCGATACCGGCTCGACCGTGGCGACAGGTTCGCGCAGCGTTCTGGCGCAGATCGAAAGGCTGCCGCTGAAGGATATCGCCGCGACGCTCTCGTCGATCGGCAGCATTCTTAGCACAAGCATGGGCGGGTCGAGCGGCGTGCTTCTGTCAATCTTCTTCACCGCCGCCGCCAAGGCCTATTCGGACACGAAAGACATGGCGGGTGCGCTCTTGGCGGGACTCGAACGGATGACCTTCTACGGCGGGGCGGCCGTCGGCGACCGAACGATGGTAGATGCTCTGGATCCGGCGCTGCGCGCGCTTAGAGCGGGCGGTCTTGCCGCGGCGGCTTCCGCGGCGCGCGCCGGCGCCGACGCGACCCGGGCGATGAAGAAGGCGAAGGCCGGCCGCGCTTCTTACGTCGGCGAACGGGATCTCGACGGCGTACCGGACCCGGGCGCCATGGCGGTGGCCGCGGTCTTCGAAGTCGCGGCAGGGCTTCGTTAG
- a CDS encoding ABC transporter ATP-binding protein, whose protein sequence is MAEVVLHGIGKAFGDTVAVDDLSLTIRDGEFVVLLGPTGAGKTTTLRLIAGLERPDCGRVTIAGRDVSRQSPAERDVAFVFQQYSLYPHLSVYDNLAFPLRSPARRLSSDEIDRRVREVARMVRIEHKLENRSTRLSGGEMQRVAIGRALVRRPAIYLMDEPLSSLDAKLRAELRLELKRIQKELGSTLLYVTHDQVEAMTMADRIGILSKGRLVQIGTPREIYADPANLHVAARLGQPHINLLPVDLLPGAAPPTGARTIGARTEHLEIATDTEGNAEVDWIEHLGDQNHLHIRVKGHKLVTLADPYLSIKPGDRINLSLRQPLYFGTDGERLR, encoded by the coding sequence ATGGCTGAGGTCGTTCTTCACGGCATAGGCAAGGCCTTCGGCGACACGGTCGCGGTCGACGATCTGTCGCTGACCATAAGAGACGGGGAATTCGTGGTCCTCCTCGGGCCGACAGGCGCCGGCAAGACGACGACCCTGCGTTTGATCGCCGGGCTCGAAAGGCCGGATTGCGGGCGGGTGACGATCGCCGGTCGCGATGTCAGCCGGCAATCGCCCGCCGAGCGGGACGTGGCCTTCGTCTTCCAGCAATATTCGCTTTATCCGCATCTGAGCGTCTACGACAATCTCGCTTTTCCGCTGCGATCCCCGGCTCGGCGGCTGAGCAGTGATGAGATTGACCGTCGCGTGCGCGAGGTCGCGCGCATGGTCCGCATCGAGCACAAGCTCGAAAACCGCTCGACGCGGCTTTCGGGTGGCGAGATGCAGCGTGTCGCGATCGGCCGGGCGCTCGTTCGGCGGCCGGCGATCTATCTGATGGACGAGCCGCTGTCTTCGCTCGACGCCAAGCTGCGCGCCGAACTCCGGCTGGAACTGAAGCGGATCCAAAAGGAGCTGGGCTCGACGCTGCTCTACGTTACCCATGACCAGGTCGAGGCGATGACGATGGCGGATCGCATCGGCATTTTGTCCAAGGGCCGGCTCGTGCAGATCGGCACGCCGCGGGAGATCTATGCGGACCCGGCCAATCTGCATGTCGCGGCGCGCCTCGGCCAGCCGCACATAAACCTGCTTCCCGTAGACCTCCTGCCGGGAGCCGCGCCACCTACCGGTGCGCGCACGATTGGCGCGCGGACCGAACATCTGGAGATCGCCACGGACACCGAGGGCAATGCCGAGGTGGACTGGATCGAGCACCTCGGCGACCAGAACCACCTGCACATCCGGGTGAAAGGCCACAAGCTCGTGACTCTCGCCGACCCCTATCTCTCCATCAAACCGGGCGATCGGATAAACCTCTCGCTGAGACAGCCCCTTTATTTCGGAACAGACGGCGAGCGGCTGCGCTAA
- a CDS encoding ABC transporter ATP-binding protein has translation MSEIKIVNLRKQFGDFVAVEDSSFTVEDGEFLALLGPSGCGKTTTLRMIAGLELPTSGKIYLDGEDVTFNRASARDIAFVFQLFALYPHMNVRRNIGFPLLSQGVPRTEIRARVEETARLLRIDHIIDRSVSGLAGGDRQRVALGRAIVRRPKCFLMDEPLGTLDAEFREVMVHELRELHNRIRATTVYVTHDQHEAMAMADKIAVMNHGVIEQFGTPQEIYNRPASMYVADFIGSPPMNFMRFHSGLKRGTRSIFLDAVEVAVPEVGEDVAPGEMALGVRPEHIRFSDQSPIRGAVYGSEYHGTNQIIAVETAAGIVKARVSADRSFRLGETVGLEFNPAKLAVFDCISGRAIASSLYAEARHG, from the coding sequence ATGTCCGAGATCAAGATCGTAAACCTCCGCAAGCAGTTCGGTGATTTTGTCGCCGTCGAGGATTCGAGTTTCACGGTCGAGGACGGTGAGTTTCTGGCGCTGCTCGGGCCGTCGGGCTGCGGCAAGACAACGACACTCAGGATGATTGCCGGGCTTGAGCTGCCGACGAGCGGCAAGATTTATCTCGACGGCGAGGACGTCACCTTTAACCGGGCGAGCGCCCGCGACATCGCCTTCGTCTTCCAGCTCTTCGCGCTTTATCCGCACATGAATGTACGCCGGAACATCGGTTTCCCGCTCCTGTCGCAGGGCGTGCCAAGGACGGAAATCCGCGCCCGCGTCGAGGAGACCGCGAGGCTCTTGAGGATCGATCACATCATCGACCGGTCTGTCTCGGGCCTTGCCGGCGGCGACCGCCAGCGTGTTGCACTCGGTCGAGCGATCGTCCGGCGGCCAAAGTGCTTCCTGATGGACGAGCCACTCGGCACGCTCGACGCGGAATTCCGCGAGGTCATGGTCCATGAGCTGCGCGAGCTGCACAATCGCATCCGCGCGACAACGGTCTACGTGACTCATGACCAGCACGAAGCCATGGCGATGGCCGACAAGATCGCGGTTATGAACCACGGCGTGATCGAACAGTTCGGCACGCCGCAGGAAATCTACAATCGTCCGGCCTCGATGTATGTCGCCGATTTCATCGGCTCGCCGCCGATGAATTTCATGCGCTTCCATTCGGGACTCAAAAGAGGGACGCGATCGATATTCCTCGACGCTGTCGAAGTCGCCGTGCCGGAGGTGGGGGAGGACGTGGCGCCGGGCGAAATGGCGCTCGGCGTCCGTCCGGAACATATCCGCTTCAGCGATCAATCCCCCATCCGCGGCGCTGTCTATGGCAGTGAATATCACGGCACCAACCAGATCATCGCCGTGGAGACCGCCGCCGGCATCGTCAAGGCGCGCGTTTCGGCGGACCGCAGCTTCAGGCTTGGCGAGACCGTCGGGCTCGAATTCAATCCGGCAAAGCTCGCCGTCTTCGACTGCATCTCAGGCAGGGCGATCGCCTCCTCTCTCTATGCGGAGGCGCGCCATGGCTGA
- a CDS encoding carbohydrate ABC transporter permease codes for MSSVNTTAHSVVEPTPTVKRIAGTIVILYALVTMVPLAWIFLTSIKSPPDSISYPPKIVFTPTLEGFCNLFTTRTRQTPDYIQSLPAPTGACDEITRGRNMVIAGPSNYWPRFGNSLVIAFGSTFLAVSLGTLAAYGFSRFRVPLADDLLFFILSTRMMPPIAVAIPIYLMYRQFGLSDTALGMILLYTAVNVSLAVWLLKGFIDEIPREYEEAAMIDGYTRLQAFWKVVLPQATTGIAATAIFCLIFAWNEYAFAVLLTSGAAQTAPPFIPTIIGEGGQDWPAVAAGTTIFLIPILVFTIILRKQLLRGITFGAVRK; via the coding sequence ATGAGTTCGGTCAACACCACCGCCCATTCCGTGGTCGAGCCGACGCCGACCGTGAAGCGCATCGCCGGTACGATCGTCATCCTCTATGCGCTGGTGACGATGGTCCCGCTCGCCTGGATCTTCCTGACGAGCATCAAGTCGCCGCCTGACTCGATCAGCTATCCGCCGAAGATCGTGTTCACGCCGACGCTCGAGGGTTTCTGCAACCTGTTCACGACGCGCACCAGGCAGACGCCGGACTATATCCAGTCGCTCCCCGCCCCGACGGGAGCGTGCGACGAGATCACCCGCGGCCGCAACATGGTCATCGCCGGTCCTTCGAACTACTGGCCCCGCTTCGGCAATTCGCTCGTAATCGCCTTCGGCTCGACCTTCCTTGCCGTCTCTCTGGGAACGCTTGCTGCCTATGGCTTCTCGCGCTTCCGCGTGCCGCTTGCCGACGATTTACTGTTCTTCATTCTTTCGACACGGATGATGCCGCCGATCGCGGTGGCGATCCCGATCTACCTCATGTACCGCCAGTTCGGACTTTCCGATACGGCGCTCGGCATGATCCTCCTCTATACCGCCGTCAACGTCTCGCTCGCCGTCTGGCTGCTCAAGGGCTTCATTGACGAGATTCCCCGCGAATACGAGGAGGCGGCGATGATCGATGGTTATACCCGGCTGCAGGCCTTCTGGAAGGTCGTGCTGCCGCAGGCGACGACCGGCATCGCCGCAACGGCGATCTTCTGCCTGATCTTCGCCTGGAACGAATATGCCTTCGCGGTACTCCTGACTTCGGGCGCGGCGCAAACCGCGCCGCCGTTCATACCGACGATCATCGGCGAGGGCGGCCAGGATTGGCCGGCGGTTGCCGCCGGCACGACGATCTTCCTCATACCGATTCTCGTCTTCACCATCATCCTGCGCAAGCAATTGCTGCGCGGCATCACCTTCGGAGCGGTCCGCAAATGA